A genomic region of Antennarius striatus isolate MH-2024 chromosome 2, ASM4005453v1, whole genome shotgun sequence contains the following coding sequences:
- the ssr4 gene encoding translocon-associated protein subunit delta: MIRVAAFIALLVAVCSGESCTDPVITPSAYTTSDAVISSESVFIVELSLTCANGAQSVTLYADVNGRQFPVTRGQDVGKYQVSWSLPHKQASSGTYQVKFFDEESYSALRKAQRNNEDVNAIEPLFSVNIDHRGAWSGPWVSTEVVAGLIGILVYYMAFSAKSTIQA; this comes from the exons ATGATTCGGGTAGCTGCTTTCATCGCTCTGCTCGTGGCTGTTTGCTCGG GAGAGAGCTGCACAGACCCGGTGATCACACCTTCGGCCTACACGACCTCTGACGCCGTCATCTCCTCTGAGTCCGTTTTCATCGTTGAACTCAGCCTGACCTGTGCGAATGGAGCACAG AGTGTGACTTTGTATGCAGACGTCAATGGAAGACAGTTCCCTGTGACCAGAGGCCAGGATGTTGGCAAATATCAG GTTTCCTGGAGTCTTCCTCACAAACAAGCAAGCTCAGGAACATATCAGGTCAAGTTCTTTGATGAGGAGTCCTATAGTGCTCTACGCAAG GCCCAGAGAAACAATGAAGATGTGAATGCCATTGAGCCTTTGTTCTCTGTGAACATTGACCACAGG GGTGCCTGGAGTGGCCCATGGGTGTCTACCGAAGTGGTGGCTGGCCTCATTGGTATCCTAGTCTACTACATGGCCTTCAGCGCTAAGAGCACCATCCAAGCATAA
- the LOC137606701 gene encoding vasopressin V2 receptor-like: MESIGMEMDWVGLSHSSLVTPGRNNFSSQSLFVSDLASHNSSHGDESIFSIFPENGSTTATPRTLPQPRVRDLGLARAEIAVLGVVLALTTLGNSFVLWVLLRRRKQNAPMHVFMVNLCVADLVVAFFQVLPQLIWDITERFQGPDLLCRSVKYLQIVGMFASSYMIVAMTVDRHHAICCPLQAYRGGAMSRWNTPVMVAWGLSLVLSIPQVFIFSRSEVTPGEYECWGHFAEPWGLKAYVTWMTIAVFILPALIITICQIRIFREIHNNIYLKSERIMMTELKRSKVFFRLQHFKKSDDWGRGRSAPGGVGRDRRGGQLLKGVNNNPHNNGHSSQASSVVHYSNCSEHVTLTTSTSPHQQQILKNANCQECCTSCEMATGSPNFSIDYAPPTPVSPPPPSITNAMSKTVKMTLVIVLVYTVCWSPFFIVQLWAAWDPNPPDQGVAFTILMLLASLNSCTNPWIYTAFSNSVSRELQNLMRCRSRPSRRGSLPDDSTTITHTSTTKDNLY; the protein is encoded by the exons aTGGAAAGCATTGGCATGGAAATGGACTGGGTCGGATTATCCCACTCCTCTCTGGTCACTCCAGGAAGGAACAACTTCTCTTCCCAGTCTTTATTTGTCTCTGACCTGGCCTCCCATAATAGTAGTCACGGTGACGAATCCATTTTCAGCATCTTCCCTGAGAATGGCTCCACCACCGCCACGCCTCGCACCCTACCCCAGCCCAGGGTGAGGGACCTTGGCCTGGCTCGGGCAGAGATCGCCGTCCTTGGGGTGGTGCTGGCTCTTACCACCCTAGGGAATAGCTTTGTGCTGTGGGTGCTcttgaggaggaggaaacaaaatGCACCGATGCATGTGTTCATGGTCAATCTGTGTGTGGCTGACCTGGTGGTGGCCTTTTTTCAG GTTCTTCCTCAGCTAATATGGGACATCACGGAAAGGTTTCAGGGACCTGACCTGCTCTGCCGGTCTGTCAAGTACTTGCAGATTGTGGGCATGTTTGCTTCCTCCTACATGATAGTTGCCATGACAGTAGACAGACATCATGCCATCTGCTGCCCATTGCAGGCTTACCGTGGAGGGGCAATGTCCCGCTGGAACACCCCTGTCATGGTGGCCTGGGGTTTGTCGCTGGTCCTCAGTATACCACAG GTGTTCATATTTTCTCGCTCAGAAGTGACTCCTGGTGAGTACGAGTGCTGGGGTCATTTTGCTGAGCCATGGGGGCTGAAGGCCTACGTCACCTGGATGACTATAGCAGTTTTCATCTTGCCTGCGCTCATCATTACCATCTGTCAG ATAAGAATATTCCGTGAGATACACAACAACATCTACCTGAAGTCAGAGAGGATAATGATGACTGAGTTGAAGAGGAGTAAGGTTTTCTTCCGCCTCCAGCATTTTAAGAAGAGTGATGATTGGGGCAGGGGGAGATCTGCACCTGGAGGAGTAGGCAGGGACAGGAGAGGAGGACAGCTCCTAAAAGGTGTGAATAACAACCCTCATAATAACGGCCATAGCAGTCAAGCATCATCCGTCGTCCACTACAGCAACTGTAGTGAACATGTGACTTTGACAACATCTACATCGCCTCACCAGCAGCAAATACTGAAAAACGCAAACTGCCAGGAGTGTTGCACATCTTGTGAGATGGCCACAGGCTCCCCCAACTTCTCCATCGACTATGCCCCCCCAACGCCTGTGTCTCCACCCCCTCCAAGCATCACTAACGCCATGTCGAAGACAGTGAAAATGACCCTGGTCATCGTGCTGGTCTATACAGTTTGCTGGTCGCCCTTCTTCATTGTCCAGCTGTGGGCGGCATGGGATCCCAACCCCCCTGACCAAG GAGTGGCCTTCACCATCCTAATGCTGCTGGCCAGTCTGAACTCGTGCACCAACCCTTGGATTTACACGGCTTTCTCCAACAGCGTGTCGAGAGAGTTGCAGAATCTGATGCGATGTCGATCACGACCTAGCCGCCGAGGTTCCCTACCCGACGACTCCACCACCATCACTCACACCTCCACCACCAAGGACAATCTGTACTGA